From one Paenibacillus sp. FSL K6-1330 genomic stretch:
- a CDS encoding ester cyclase, whose translation MKTMEQRNAAAVTAFIKDIANQSMLEKTDQFFAPQIVEAFTDRRFTVEEILAQGEKVIARIFMTAVHAGHFAGNAPKGRTVKATQFREFRVIEGDIADHRGWFDTATLLPQIQAQ comes from the coding sequence ATGAAAACGATGGAACAAAGAAATGCAGCAGCGGTGACCGCGTTTATCAAGGACATTGCGAATCAGAGCATGTTGGAGAAGACCGATCAATTCTTTGCACCACAAATCGTAGAGGCATTTACGGATCGGCGGTTTACCGTGGAGGAAATTCTGGCCCAAGGCGAGAAGGTCATCGCTAGAATCTTCATGACGGCTGTGCATGCTGGCCATTTTGCAGGAAATGCACCTAAAGGCAGAACCGTGAAGGCAACACAGTTCCGCGAATTTCGCGTCATCGAAGGGGACATCGCTGATCACCGCGGCTGGTTCGATACGGCCACGCTTTTGCCTCAGATCCAAGCTCAATAA
- a CDS encoding ester cyclase — MKTLEQTNVETVNQFIEAFWNQSELESVDRFLTDDYQELSYQSKEGLKKFAATTLEAFPDKRYTVEEIIGQGDKVLVRMTVKGTHQGMFFGTAPTGNTIDVTLYRQYRVVDGKIAEHRGWIDMVSMWSQIRGN, encoded by the coding sequence ATGAAAACGTTGGAACAAACCAATGTGGAGACGGTAAACCAATTTATCGAGGCATTTTGGAATCAGAGTGAATTGGAGTCTGTGGATCGATTTCTGACCGACGATTATCAAGAGCTCTCTTATCAATCCAAGGAAGGCCTAAAAAAATTCGCTGCAACGACCTTGGAGGCATTTCCCGATAAACGCTACACCGTGGAAGAGATCATCGGTCAAGGGGATAAGGTGCTCGTGAGAATGACTGTGAAAGGCACACATCAAGGCATGTTCTTTGGAACCGCGCCCACGGGCAATACGATTGATGTCACGCTTTACCGTCAATACCGCGTTGTGGACGGCAAGATCGCCGAGCATCGGGGCTGGATCGACATGGTGTCCATGTGGAGCCAAATTCGGGGCAACTAA
- a CDS encoding SRPBCC domain-containing protein, translating into MWQALTDPTKTSKFWFNCAIRTTWEIESPFELWNGEEKKAEGIILELDPPNKLVMSWRFTSFPGTESDTPSRITWEIDSHAELHGVTLVTVIHDEFEQAMSTAKILENGLPIVLSGMKTLLETGETLANH; encoded by the coding sequence GTGTGGCAAGCTCTCACGGATCCGACCAAAACGTCGAAGTTTTGGTTCAACTGCGCCATCCGAACCACCTGGGAAATCGAATCTCCATTCGAACTATGGAACGGGGAAGAGAAGAAAGCGGAAGGAATCATTCTGGAACTTGATCCTCCGAATAAGCTCGTGATGAGTTGGCGTTTTACTTCGTTTCCGGGCACGGAGAGTGACACCCCGTCGCGCATTACGTGGGAGATCGATTCGCATGCCGAACTTCATGGCGTGACGCTCGTAACCGTTATACATGATGAATTCGAACAGGCGATGAGCACTGCAAAAATTCTTGAAAACGGGCTGCCGATTGTTCTTTCAGGTATGAAGACGTTGCTTGAAACCGGAGAGACGCTCGCTAACCACTAA